The nucleotide sequence TCCGCCGTGTACACGCCGATCACGTGCGTCGCGTCCGGCTGAAGGGGCTCGTCCCCGGCGGCCGAAACCTCGAAGGAGCGCTCCAGCGCCGCGTCGACGGCGGTCGCATCGCGTTCGCCGGGCAGGCGGACCAGCCGGTTGTACGGGGAAATGCCCATGCGATCCGCCGGAAAGAACACCGCGAGGAAGGACTCGTACCCCAGCATCGCGGCGGCCGCGCTCCGGTGGTTGCCGTCGGCCACGTACGCCTCGGGCTCCGCGGCGAACAGTCGCTGGAGGCGCGCGATGGCCCCCGGTTCCGCGACGAGCCAGATGCGGTGGATCGTGTCTCCCGCCCCCCCGGTCTCGAAGTCGGGGCCGGTTCCGTCGGCGTGGCGCTCGAGCGCCGCCGCGAACGCCCCGGACGCGTCCGGCACCGCGTTGTTCACGGTCCCGATGATGGCGCCCGTCGCTTCGATGAGTCGGGCGCGCCCCCTCGCCTTGGGCGGGCGGACCCCTTCGTTCCTGATGATCGGCCCGGCCGGCGTGTCTTCCGTCCGGATCTCGTTCGTGCGGGCCAGCCCGCCCAGGCCGATCTGCCGCACACCCGGGCGCCGCGGGTCCACGATCTCGTAGAGGTACAGGATCCGCTTCGCCTCGCGGGTGAAGCGCGAGGCGCTCAGCCGCTGGAAGTTGCGGTGCGCGAGCTCCAGCGACGCCTCCGAATCGCCGGGGAGAATCGAGGTCGGGCTGTCGACGGCGCAGTGCGCCATCGTGACGCCGAGGACAGAGTCGGGCGCACGCCGGATGGCCTCCCAGATCTCCGTATCCCCTTGGAATTCGTCGTAGTTCCGGGCCGAGACGTGGCGGGCGGCCTCGGAGTCGACGGGGACGAGCGCGCGCGGGACGGGACGTATCGTAAGCATGACGTGATGACGTGGGGGGTTCGGGTTTGGCGTGAGCGTCGGTTCGGCGACAACCCTGCCGAGCCGGACCACGCGGCGCAACGTCGGGCCCGCGGCGCGCGCGCACGCGCGGGGTTGCCGGTTTCCCCTCCCGACGGTTTCATAAGGGGCGACGGAGCAGGTGCGCCGAGTTCGGAGGCATGCCGCGGGCGGTCCGCGGGCCATCGGCCGCCACGAAAGTTGGGGGTACGATGGGACCCTTCAAGGGCCGCGTCGGGGCGCGAGGCATCGGGAGGGCGATGACCGTCGCTGCCTTGGCGGTCGCCGTTACCGGGTGCGAGAGCGACAACAATCCGTACGGACCCGCATACCGAACCGTCCATCACACCATCATCGGCGCGTACCGGCCGCTCGAACTGCTCAGGCGCCAGGTGCCGCACCTTCCCGACGACTTCCTGCCCCTCCCCCCCGGGTCCGATGTCCGCCTCGTCTTCGGTTCGATCCAGAACCTGAGTTCACGGCTCACGTTGACCGGATTCGGGCCGGGCGGTACGACCTTCGACACCCGGCTCTACGGTTCGTGGGAGTACGACGTCGGTGCGCGGAGGATCACGATGAAGATTGACCCGAGCGCGACGACCGACGGGTTCGAGACCGTGCTCCAGGTCACGCTTCTCGACCGCTGGGTCCGCATCCAGGGCGTCGCGGAGATCGGCGGCCGGCTCGTGCCTCTGGATCTCGGCAAGTCGCTCGTTGAAGCTGCCGAAGGCGGCGGCGGAGGCGGGCCGGCGAACCGGGTCTCGGCGCGGTAGGAGGTACGGCTCCCCGTGGCGAAGAAGGCAAAGGCGCGGCCGCAGTCCGCGCGCGGCATCGAACTGACGGCCTTCCGGGTCGCGGAGACCGCCCTCGATATCGTGACGGGCGACCAGCGCCGCGAGTGGATGGACGAGACGCCCGATCGCTTCGCCTACCGCTGTCTGCCGCTCCTCATCGCGAATCAGGCCGGCTGGGATCTGCTCTGCCCCACGACGTTCTGGCTTCGCTGGGACGGCGAGGTCGCGCTGGACTCCATCCGTTTTCGCTGGGAGGACGAGCCGCACCCCGCCATCGCGAGCCACTTCGGGAGCGGAGTCTTGACGTTCACGCCCGGCTATCTGTTCCGCACCACGAAGGGACACAACCTCTGGGCGCGAGGCTGCCCCAACCTTCCGAAGGACGGCATCGTCCCGCTCGACGGGATCATCGAGACGGACTGGGCCCCGTTCTCGTTCACGATGAACTGGAAGGTCACCCGGCCCAAGCACTGGATCCGCTTCGACGAGGGCGAGCCGATCTGCCGGATCGTCCCCATTCCGCGGCACTATCTCGAGAACGTGCGCCCCCGCACGCGGGAGCTGTGGGACGACAAGCTCGTCGCGAACCAGTACACGGCGTGGAACGAGTCCCGGGCCCAGTTCATCGACGACCTCCACGCCCAGGACGAGGAAGCGGTGCAACAGGGCTGGCAGCGGACCTATATTCGCGGCCAGAACATGCGCGGCACGCGGATGCAGGACCACCAGACGAAACTCCGGCTTCGCGATTTCCTGTCCTTGAGGAAATAGACGCGTCCCGCCCGGCGCATGGACAACCGCAAATTTCCCGTGTATTCTGGGCTCCGGAAAATGCGAACCGGATCAGGTTCGCCGGTATCGTGGTCGGCATGTGCGGCAAGCCCGTACTCTCGGCGACACCCATACCTTCAGGAGCACGGGCATGCGCAGAAGCGGCACAGTCAAGTGGTTCAACGATCAGAAGGGCTTCGGGTTCATCGCGCTCGATGATGGATCCGCCGAGGTCTTCGTTCACCACACGGCGATCCAGGCGGATGGCTTTCGGAGCCTGGCGGAAGGCGAGAAGGTCGAACTCGATGTCGTCGACGGGCCGAAAGGCCCCAAAGCCGAGAACGTGGTCAAGCAGGCCTTTTGATCGGCCGGTAGATCGCGCGTCGCGTAGAGAGACAGGCAGGAAGGGGGCGTCCGGGACGGGATGCCCCCTTTTTTGATGGCCCTGCGTTTGTTTTGTAGCCTTCCGCGACCCGCTCTCACTAGCGGTCTCGCGCCTGTTTGTGCAACTTGAACGTGTCACCGTCGCCTCACTTCCAGCGCCGGGAGGGAATCATGGAGATCGACCGAAGAAAGTTCCTCGCATCGGTTGGTGCCGGGGCCCTCGCCGTCATGACGCCCGAGGACAAGGCGGAGGCCCTGGAGCACTACATGTGCGACCTCCTCGATGGCGACGATCCGGGTCACGTCCACGACCATCATCACCACCACGGTCCGGTTCCGCGGACCGAAGACCTCGACCCGCGGCTCCTCGACGACAACGAGTTGCTGGCGGAGGCCGCGGAGGCCGAAGCCGAATTCGCGGACGAACACGACCACGACGATCACGACCACGACGATCACGAGGCGGAACAGGAGGTCAGGCCCCCGCGCGGAACCGGCAACCTGTTCAGGCCCACCGACGAGGTTGTCGAACCCCTCCCGGCGAATCCCACGCTGGAGGATTTCTTCCGCAAGCGGTTCTGGCCCGCACGGCATGTCCTGCAGAGCGCGACTCACGCGTTAAATGACGGGCAGCCCGAGTTGAACGTCCTCGCCGGCCTGCTCCATGACACGGTGCAGAACCTGATCAAGGTGGACCATGGCTGGTGGGGCGCGCAGCTCTACGAACCGTATGTTCCGGAGTACGTGAGCTGGGGGATCCGGTATCACGGCGCGTTGCGTTTCTATCCGGACGAGGAGTACGGATACGAATACCCCGAGTTGTACAACCGGATCTTCGGCGAGGACTACGTCCCGCCGGACTACATCAAGCAGGCGGCGGAGTATGCGACGGGTCATCCGCTGTACGTTTCGGCCCGCATGATCTGCGTCAACGACACGTATGCCTTCCAGGATGGCATGGAAGTCTCGCTGGATCCGTTCATCGACATCATCGGGCGTCACTTCAAGCAGCCAAAGGAGGGTCTCGGGTACGACAACAGTCCGGTCGCACACATGTGGAGGTCCATCGAGATGCCCTGGGCTCCGCTCTAGCAGCTGCGGGGCTGCCGGGGCATCTCCGGACGTTCCGCGGGCCAACGGCTCGGGCCCGCGAGGACGGGAAGCGTCGAGCCAACCTGTTTGAACCGACCATTCGGGATCTGATACGACCAAACCTCAGGAGATGAGTATGCTGAAACGAGCATTCCTCGCCCTTGCGTTTCTGGCGCTGCCGGCGGCGGCCTTTGCCCAGGGGACCATCGAGGGCAGGGTGACCAGTCCGACCGGCGCCGGCCTCAGCGGCGCGAGGGTCGCAATCACCGCGCTCGACATATCGGTGGGCTCGGGCGCCGGCGGCGCCTATTCGATTTCCGGCGTCCCGGCCGGCGACCACATGGTCGAAGTCCGGCTCATCGGTTACGCGATTCAGACCCAGACGGTCTCGGTCACGAGCGGCCAGACGTCAAACCAGGACTTCGCGCTGGAACTCCAGGCGATCAACCTCGGCGAGCTGGTGGTCGTCGGAAGCCGCACGCAGCCGCGGACGGTGACCGAGTCGATGGTGCCGGTGGACGTGATCCCGGTGTCCGAGATCGCCAGGCAGGCGGAGACGAACATCGACTTCCTGCTCCGCACCGCGGTTCCGTCCTACAACGTCCGCGTGGAGCCCATCAGCGACGCGGCCACGATCACGCGGCCGGCGAACCTGCGGGGTCTCGCGTCCGATCACACGATGGTGCTGATCAACGGGAAGCGGCGGCACCGCGGATCGATCATCACGTGGCTCGGCGCCGGTCTCTCGGACGGAGCCCAGGGCGTGGACATCGGTTCCATTCCCGGCATCGCGCTGCGGCAGGTGGAGGTGCTCCGCGACGGCGCCTCGGCGCAGTACGGTTCCGACGCCATTGCCGGCGTGATGAACTTCATCCTGAAGGACGACCGCGACGGCGGCATGATCGAGGTCAAGAGCGGCAGCTACTACGAAGGCGACGGCGACATGCTCACCGTCTCCGGCAACGTCGGGGTTCCGCTGGGGTCCACCGGCTTCGCCAACCTGAGCGTGGAGTACGGCAACCAGGATCCGACCGACCGGGCCATCCAGCGCGCCGACGCCATCGCGCTCCTCGGGGCCGGCAACAGCGCCGTGCGCACACCGACGGCCCAGATCTGGGGATCGCCCGAAGTCAACGACGACCTGAAGGTGTGGCTCAACACCGGCTACACGTTCAGCGACGACGAGCAGTTCTACGCCTTCGGGAACCTCTCCACCAAGGAGGTGGACGGCGGGTTCTTCTTCCGTAACCCGAACACGCGCGGCGCCGTGTTCAGCGGTGACGGCGGGGAGTCGCTGCTCATCGGCGACGTGCTGATGGCGAAGGGCCTCGGAACGGCGAACTGCCCGGAGGTCCGCATCACCAACCATGTGCCGGACCCGGTGGCGCTGGCGCAGGTCTTCGCGGATCCGAACTGCTTCTCGTTCCAGGAGATGTTTCCCGGCGGCTTCACGCCCCAGTTCGGCGGCAACGTCACCGACTGGTCCGTCGTCAGCGGCGTGAAGGGCGGTAACGAGGACGGCTTCACCTGGGACGCGAGCGCCGGCTTCGGCAGCCACACGGCCGACTTCTTCATCTACAACACGGTGAACGCGGCGCTCGGGCCGGAGACGCCCACGCATTTCGACCCGGGCCTGTACCGGCAGGATGAGTTCAACCTCAACTTCGACGTCGCATACGAGGCCAGCGACGGGGTCCACCTCGCGGGCGGGCTCGAGCGGCGGGAAGAGCGCTTCACGATCGGGCAGGGGCAGGACGAGTCGTGGAAGATCGGGCCCTACGCCGCGCAGGGCTTCAGCTCGTCCTCCAACGGTTTCCCCGGCTTCAGCCCGATCGCCGCGGGGAACTGGGACCGCCAGAACGTGGCGGTCTACGGAGACCTGCAGCTGGGCGGCAGCGAAGACCCGTGGACGCTCGGCGCCGCGTTGCGGTTGGAAGACTTCTCCGACTTCGGAACTCAGTTGACGGGGAAGGTCTCGGGCCGCCTGCAGGTCAGCGACGCGGTCGCCCTGCGCGCGGGCGGGAGCACCGGTTTCCGCGCGCCGACGCCGGGGCAGCAGAACGCCTTCAACGTGTCGACGGTGTTCGACGCGACGATCGG is from Candidatus Palauibacter scopulicola and encodes:
- a CDS encoding TonB-dependent receptor, with protein sequence MLKRAFLALAFLALPAAAFAQGTIEGRVTSPTGAGLSGARVAITALDISVGSGAGGAYSISGVPAGDHMVEVRLIGYAIQTQTVSVTSGQTSNQDFALELQAINLGELVVVGSRTQPRTVTESMVPVDVIPVSEIARQAETNIDFLLRTAVPSYNVRVEPISDAATITRPANLRGLASDHTMVLINGKRRHRGSIITWLGAGLSDGAQGVDIGSIPGIALRQVEVLRDGASAQYGSDAIAGVMNFILKDDRDGGMIEVKSGSYYEGDGDMLTVSGNVGVPLGSTGFANLSVEYGNQDPTDRAIQRADAIALLGAGNSAVRTPTAQIWGSPEVNDDLKVWLNTGYTFSDDEQFYAFGNLSTKEVDGGFFFRNPNTRGAVFSGDGGESLLIGDVLMAKGLGTANCPEVRITNHVPDPVALAQVFADPNCFSFQEMFPGGFTPQFGGNVTDWSVVSGVKGGNEDGFTWDASAGFGSHTADFFIYNTVNAALGPETPTHFDPGLYRQDEFNLNFDVAYEASDGVHLAGGLERREERFTIGQGQDESWKIGPYAAQGFSSSSNGFPGFSPIAAGNWDRQNVAVYGDLQLGGSEDPWTLGAALRLEDFSDFGTQLTGKVSGRLQVSDAVALRAGGSTGFRAPTPGQQNAFNVSTVFDATIGDLVNRGTIPSTSAVAALRGGRQLTPEKAFSLTAGTVFDADAFKLTVDYYRIAISDRFAQTQTFSLTDDEVTRLLGEGITSAANLAEFRFFTNDFSTRTQGLDIVANYTPPSMGGATSFSVLFNYNGTSVTDFNPDVIDTDRVDQLEQSIPSWRGSLNVLHALGGVRTLLRGTWYDSWVDVGGVVIGGVEGTAFPGRLLFDVELSTDLTDDAEITIGANNLFDTYPATQDPDTADDVGLLYPESSPFGFNGGYYYVRVNYRWSWLTG
- a CDS encoding cold shock domain-containing protein, which encodes MRRSGTVKWFNDQKGFGFIALDDGSAEVFVHHTAIQADGFRSLAEGEKVELDVVDGPKGPKAENVVKQAF
- a CDS encoding DUF1015 family protein, which gives rise to MLTIRPVPRALVPVDSEAARHVSARNYDEFQGDTEIWEAIRRAPDSVLGVTMAHCAVDSPTSILPGDSEASLELAHRNFQRLSASRFTREAKRILYLYEIVDPRRPGVRQIGLGGLARTNEIRTEDTPAGPIIRNEGVRPPKARGRARLIEATGAIIGTVNNAVPDASGAFAAALERHADGTGPDFETGGAGDTIHRIWLVAEPGAIARLQRLFAAEPEAYVADGNHRSAAAAMLGYESFLAVFFPADRMGISPYNRLVRLPGERDATAVDAALERSFEVSAAGDEPLQPDATHVIGVYTADGGWRRASPRAGVYDEADAAASIDHDIVQRTLFADLGIPDAADERLTFVGANKDAAWLASEVDGGRADLAVTLPAVTMDQFVAVCRQRRMMPPKSTWFEPKIRSGLVMAFLEGD
- a CDS encoding DUF6065 family protein — translated: MAKKAKARPQSARGIELTAFRVAETALDIVTGDQRREWMDETPDRFAYRCLPLLIANQAGWDLLCPTTFWLRWDGEVALDSIRFRWEDEPHPAIASHFGSGVLTFTPGYLFRTTKGHNLWARGCPNLPKDGIVPLDGIIETDWAPFSFTMNWKVTRPKHWIRFDEGEPICRIVPIPRHYLENVRPRTRELWDDKLVANQYTAWNESRAQFIDDLHAQDEEAVQQGWQRTYIRGQNMRGTRMQDHQTKLRLRDFLSLRK